A single genomic interval of Vulpes vulpes isolate BD-2025 chromosome 3, VulVul3, whole genome shotgun sequence harbors:
- the LOC112934262 gene encoding large ribosomal subunit protein uL15-like has product MPSRLGKTRKLRGHVSHGHSCIGKHRKHPGGQGNAGGMHHHRINFDKYHSGYFGKVGMRHYHLKRNQSFCPTVNLDKLWTLVREQTRVNAAKNKTGAAPIIDVVPSGYYKVLGKGKHPKQPVIVKAKFFSRRAEEKIKGVGGRLRSSSLKPHRGRFIKC; this is encoded by the coding sequence ATGCCATCCAGACTGGGGAAGACCAGGAAACTTCGGGGCCACGTGAGCCATGGCCACAGCTGCATCGGCAAACACCGGAAGCACCCAGGAGGCCAGGGTAATGCTGGTGGCATGCATCATCACAGGATCAACTTCGACAAATATCACTCAGGTTACTTTGGAAAAGTCGGTATGAGACATTACCACTTAAAGAGGAACCAGAGCTTCTGCCCAACTGTCAACCTTGATAAACTATGGACCTTAGTCCGTGAGCAGACACGGGTAAATGCTGCTAAAAACAAGACTGGAGCTGCTCCTATTATTGATGTGGTGCCATCGGGCTACTACAAAGTTTTGGGAAAGGGAAAGCACCCAAAACAGCCTGTCATCGTGAAGGCCAAATTCTTCAGTAGAAGAGCTGAGGAGAAGATAAAGGGTGTGGGGGGGCGCCTGCGTTCTAGTAGCTTGAAGCCACATAGGGGGAGGTTCATTAAATGCTAA